One genomic window of Cloacibacillus sp. includes the following:
- a CDS encoding ATP-binding cassette domain-containing protein has product MTDNILEVKELKKYFSTPKGTLHAVDGVSFSVGRGKTLGLVGESGCGKSTTGRAILRLLEPTSGEIFFNGENILKYEKKQMRKLRKEM; this is encoded by the coding sequence ATGACTGATAATATCTTGGAAGTTAAAGAATTGAAAAAATATTTTTCTACTCCCAAGGGAACGCTGCACGCGGTCGACGGCGTATCTTTCTCCGTTGGCCGTGGAAAGACTTTGGGGCTTGTAGGAGAGTCAGGCTGTGGTAAGTCAACCACTGGCAGGGCAATTCTCCGGCTTCTTGAACCGACGTCTGGCGAAATATTTTTTAACGGTGAAAATATCCTGAAGTATGAAAAAAAGCAGATGCGCAAACTTAGAAAAGAGATGCA